A section of the Triplophysa dalaica isolate WHDGS20190420 chromosome 8, ASM1584641v1, whole genome shotgun sequence genome encodes:
- the ppp1r1c gene encoding protein phosphatase 1 regulatory subunit 1C isoform X1 yields MEPNSPKKIQFSVPLFQSQLDPQAAEHIRKRRPTPATLVIYNEPSVSGDDRQTSGSQMETPNAQLSPAQRKQSVYTPPTMRELQLVVEQHFQRQEQQEAGLSDSPDTPSPITAQHYANAAHSSSEPNGNESNVSSEGQPGNSGAGGETADNTGSEQKTLSSPSSISR; encoded by the exons ATGGAGCCGAACAGTCCTAAGAAGATTCAGTTTTCCGTGCCACTCTTTCAGAGCCAGCTGGATCCCCAAGCAGCTGAGCAT ATTCGAAAGCGCAGACCAACTCCAGCCACACTGGTGATCTACAACGAGCCCAGTGTTTCAG gAGACGACAGGCAGACTTCAGGCAGTCAGATGGAG ACCCCGAACGCCCAGCTGTCTCCCGCCCAGAGAAAACAGAGCGTTTACACACCACCTACCATGAGAG AGCTGCAGCTGGTGGTGGAGCAGCACTTTCAGAGGCAGGAGCAGCAGGAGGCAGGGCTCTCTGACAGCCCAGACACGCCCAGTCCAATCACAGCACAGCATTATGCCAACGCAGCTCACAGCAGTTCAGAGCCCAATGGCAATGAGTCTAATGTCAGTTCTGAGGGGCAGCCGGGGAACAGTGGGGCTGGGG GAGAAACAGCAGACAACACAGGAAGCGAGCAGAAAACCTTGAGCAGCCCTTCGTCTATCTCTCGATAG
- the ppp1r1c gene encoding protein phosphatase 1 regulatory subunit 1C isoform X2, with protein MEPNSPKKIQFSVPLFQSQLDPQAAEHIRKRRPTPATLVIYNEPSVSGDDRQTSGSQMETPNAQLSPAQRKQSVYTPPTMRGRENSDNQQEERESHHPPRLSQKQLDTLSEEPGDMLPRRKDTPYQHQPPFIPGVKLLKNQTDSSSSFQEDEETGDELKDSLRE; from the exons ATGGAGCCGAACAGTCCTAAGAAGATTCAGTTTTCCGTGCCACTCTTTCAGAGCCAGCTGGATCCCCAAGCAGCTGAGCAT ATTCGAAAGCGCAGACCAACTCCAGCCACACTGGTGATCTACAACGAGCCCAGTGTTTCAG gAGACGACAGGCAGACTTCAGGCAGTCAGATGGAG ACCCCGAACGCCCAGCTGTCTCCCGCCCAGAGAAAACAGAGCGTTTACACACCACCTACCATGAGAG GTAGAGAGAACAGTGATAACCAgcaagaggagagagagagccacCATCCACCCAGACTCTCTCAAAAACAACTCGACACGCTGTCAGAAGAACCTGGAGACATGTTGCCCCGACGTAAAGATACACCCTACCAGCACCAGCCGCCCTTCATACCAG GAGTGAAGTTGCTGAAAAACCAGACAGATTCTTCCTCATCTTTCCAAGAGGACGAGGAGACCGGTGATGAACTAAAAGACAGTTTGAGGGAGTAA